The Stappia sp. genome window below encodes:
- a CDS encoding CbtB domain-containing protein — MTAHVSTASASRSGLAGIVLAALFGLAIVTVTGHVQASALHDAAHDVRHATGFPCH, encoded by the coding sequence ATGACTGCACATGTTTCGACCGCTTCGGCGAGCCGCTCCGGCCTTGCCGGGATCGTTCTGGCCGCCCTGTTCGGGCTGGCGATCGTCACCGTGACGGGCCACGTCCAGGCAAGCGCGCTGCACGACGCGGCGCATGACGTGCGCCACGCGACCGGCTTCCCCTGTCACTGA
- a CDS encoding CbtA family protein produces MFSRIVASAVFAGAAAGLIAALLQLAFVQPVLLHAELYESGALVHFGGTPVSAHQDVLAFDPLRDGLSVLFTMLTYTGYALILVALMAHAESRGTRITARSGILWGIAGFVAVHFAPGFSLAPEVPGVAAADVFDRQIWWFATVATAGLAIWLIAFGRGFVAWGAAAVLLLAPHVIGAPEPDVFTGPVPTEIGALFAARAFGIGLAAWVLLGCFAGYFWQREGARAGAAQTAQAGS; encoded by the coding sequence ATGTTTTCCCGCATCGTTGCCAGCGCCGTGTTCGCTGGCGCTGCGGCCGGGCTGATCGCCGCCCTGCTGCAGCTCGCTTTCGTGCAACCTGTTCTGCTGCACGCGGAACTCTATGAATCGGGCGCCCTCGTGCATTTCGGGGGCACCCCCGTCAGTGCCCATCAGGACGTTCTCGCCTTCGACCCGCTGCGCGACGGGCTGAGCGTGCTCTTCACCATGCTCACCTACACCGGCTACGCGCTGATCCTCGTGGCGCTGATGGCCCATGCCGAAAGCCGGGGCACGCGGATCACCGCGCGCAGCGGCATTCTTTGGGGCATCGCCGGTTTCGTCGCGGTGCATTTCGCGCCGGGCTTTTCGCTCGCGCCGGAAGTGCCGGGCGTGGCGGCGGCCGATGTCTTCGACCGGCAGATCTGGTGGTTCGCCACCGTTGCGACCGCCGGACTGGCCATATGGCTGATCGCCTTCGGGCGCGGCTTCGTGGCCTGGGGCGCGGCCGCCGTGCTGCTGCTCGCCCCGCATGTCATCGGCGCGCCGGAACCTGACGTCTTCACCGGACCCGTGCCGACGGAGATCGGGGCACTGTTCGCCGCCCGCGCCTTCGGGATCGGCCTTGCCGCCTGGGTGCTCCTCGGCTGTTTCGCCGGATACTTCTGGCAGCGCGAGGGCGCCCGCGCCGGCGCGGCCCAGACCGCCCAAGCCGGGTCCTGA
- a CDS encoding DNA-formamidopyrimidine glycosylase family protein, translating to MPEGHTIHRAARDHHRLFAGSVLAVSSPQGRFSEGAARLDERRCTGVEAFGKHLIYRFEGGDVLHVHLGLFGRIRKRRLPAPDPVGAVRVRLVGDTHLVDINGPTICEVLDPDGLSAVVARIGPDVLRADADPERAFSRIARSRTGIGRLIMNQSVMAGIGNIYRTEILWRQGIHPDTPGRDLPRAALERIWADAVHLLEIGVRRNAIVTIDDAPPGKGRYRERVNIFNKDVCPACGGAIARIELDARRAFVCPACQPAPAAAPD from the coding sequence ATGCCCGAGGGGCATACGATCCATCGCGCCGCGCGCGATCACCATCGCCTGTTCGCCGGCTCCGTGCTGGCCGTGTCCTCGCCGCAGGGGCGCTTTTCCGAGGGCGCGGCCCGGCTCGACGAGCGCCGTTGCACGGGCGTCGAGGCCTTCGGCAAGCATCTGATCTACCGCTTCGAGGGTGGTGACGTCCTGCATGTGCATCTCGGCCTCTTCGGGCGCATTCGCAAGCGTCGGCTGCCGGCGCCCGACCCCGTCGGGGCGGTGCGGGTGCGCCTCGTCGGCGACACGCATCTGGTGGACATCAACGGTCCGACGATCTGCGAGGTGCTCGATCCCGACGGGCTTTCGGCCGTGGTCGCGCGCATCGGCCCGGACGTGTTGCGGGCCGATGCCGACCCCGAGCGGGCGTTCTCGCGCATCGCCCGCAGCCGGACCGGGATCGGTCGGCTCATCATGAACCAATCGGTGATGGCCGGTATCGGCAACATCTACCGCACCGAAATCCTCTGGCGGCAGGGCATTCATCCGGATACGCCGGGGCGGGACCTGCCGCGCGCGGCGCTCGAGCGGATCTGGGCCGACGCGGTGCATCTGCTGGAGATCGGGGTGCGGCGCAATGCCATCGTCACGATCGACGACGCCCCGCCGGGCAAGGGGCGCTACCGCGAGCGCGTCAATATCTTCAACAAGGACGTGTGCCCGGCCTGCGGCGGCGCGATCGCCCGGATCGAGCTCGACGCGCGCCGCGCCTTTGTCTGCCCCGCCTGCCAGCCCGCGCCGGCCGCCGCGCCCGACTGA
- the ppsA gene encoding phosphoenolpyruvate synthase, whose amino-acid sequence MTDETKREAQARETILWFEEVGRGDVARIGGKNASLGEMVTALAPRGIAVPPGFATTAEAYWRFVSENGLDRDIASALLDFKRGAATLAETGARIRAAFLAGVWPGDIAEAITLAYGELSRRIGRPAADVAVRSSATAEDLPDASFAGQQETYLNIEGEQALLDACRRCFASLFTDRAISYREARGFEHAKVALSVGVQAMVRSDRGGSGVMFSIDTETGFDKVAVINAAWGLGETVVQGSVDPDEYIVFKPLLADPDLVPIVGKRLGAKREKMIYAGARGDATAAPTRIVPTSKAERAAFVLEEADILRLGRWAVEIEAHYGCPMDMEWARDGVSGELFIVQARPETVQSRRDATLFRSYRVETPGPELTRGLAIGDAAVAAPVCLIEDVADIDRFVDGSILVTGTTDPDWVPVMKRAAGIVTDHGGRTSHAAIVSRELGLPAIVGTGAATRLLHSQQEVTLSCAQGDEGVVFDGVAEIAVEEIGLDDIPRTDTKVMLNLANPSAAFRWWRMPADGVGLARMEFVIANHIRVHPMALAHFERVTDADTRAEIEALTAGYAEKTEYFVDRLARDLGRIAAAVHPRPVIIRMSDFKTNEYANLLGGADFEPREENPMIGFRGASRYYSPAYRDGFALECRAIRRLRERMGFANAIVMIPFCRSPEEADKVLAVMAENGLRRGEDGLKVYVMCEIPANVVLADAFAERFDGFSIGSNDLTQLTLGVDRDSELLSHLFDERNEAVEWMIANVIRAAQASGAKVGLCGQAPSDHPEFARFLVGCGIDSLSVTPDSFVAVKRHVAAAEAGRRDA is encoded by the coding sequence GTGACGGACGAAACGAAGCGTGAGGCGCAGGCGCGGGAGACGATCCTGTGGTTCGAGGAGGTCGGGCGCGGCGATGTCGCGCGCATCGGCGGCAAGAACGCCTCGCTCGGCGAAATGGTCACGGCGCTTGCCCCGCGCGGCATCGCCGTTCCGCCCGGCTTCGCCACGACGGCTGAGGCCTACTGGCGGTTCGTGTCCGAAAACGGGCTCGACCGGGACATCGCCTCCGCCTTGCTCGACTTCAAGCGCGGCGCCGCGACGCTCGCCGAGACGGGCGCGCGCATTCGCGCGGCGTTTCTGGCCGGCGTCTGGCCGGGTGACATCGCGGAGGCGATCACGCTCGCCTATGGGGAGCTGTCGCGCCGCATCGGCCGCCCGGCGGCGGATGTCGCGGTGCGCTCCAGCGCCACCGCCGAGGACCTGCCGGACGCGAGCTTCGCCGGGCAGCAGGAAACCTATCTGAACATCGAGGGCGAGCAGGCGTTGCTCGACGCCTGCCGGCGCTGTTTCGCCTCGCTCTTCACCGACCGCGCCATCAGCTACCGCGAGGCCAGGGGCTTCGAGCATGCGAAAGTGGCCCTGTCCGTCGGCGTGCAGGCGATGGTGCGCTCCGACAGGGGCGGGTCTGGGGTGATGTTCTCCATCGACACGGAAACCGGTTTCGACAAGGTGGCGGTCATCAACGCCGCCTGGGGGCTCGGCGAGACGGTCGTGCAGGGCAGCGTCGACCCGGACGAATACATCGTCTTCAAGCCGCTTCTGGCCGATCCGGATCTGGTGCCGATCGTCGGCAAGCGCCTCGGCGCCAAGCGGGAGAAGATGATCTATGCCGGCGCGCGCGGCGATGCGACGGCCGCGCCGACGCGCATCGTGCCCACATCGAAGGCGGAGCGCGCGGCCTTCGTGCTGGAGGAGGCCGACATTCTCCGGCTGGGGCGCTGGGCGGTCGAGATCGAGGCGCATTACGGCTGCCCGATGGACATGGAATGGGCGCGCGACGGGGTGAGCGGCGAGCTTTTCATCGTCCAGGCTCGGCCCGAGACCGTGCAGTCGCGCCGCGATGCCACGCTGTTTCGCAGCTACCGCGTGGAGACCCCCGGTCCGGAACTGACGCGCGGGCTCGCCATCGGCGACGCCGCCGTCGCCGCGCCCGTCTGCCTGATCGAGGACGTGGCCGACATCGACCGCTTCGTCGACGGCAGCATTCTCGTCACCGGCACCACGGATCCGGACTGGGTGCCGGTGATGAAGCGCGCCGCCGGCATCGTCACCGATCACGGCGGACGCACCTCGCATGCGGCCATCGTCAGCCGCGAGCTCGGTCTGCCGGCCATCGTCGGCACGGGCGCGGCGACCCGGTTGCTGCATTCGCAGCAGGAGGTGACGCTGTCGTGCGCGCAGGGCGACGAGGGCGTCGTCTTCGACGGGGTGGCGGAGATCGCGGTCGAGGAGATCGGTCTCGACGACATCCCGCGCACCGACACGAAGGTGATGCTCAACCTCGCCAATCCGTCCGCCGCCTTTCGCTGGTGGCGGATGCCGGCGGATGGCGTCGGGCTCGCGCGCATGGAGTTCGTGATCGCCAACCACATCCGCGTGCACCCGATGGCGCTCGCCCATTTCGAGCGCGTCACCGATGCGGACACGCGGGCCGAAATCGAGGCGTTGACCGCCGGTTACGCTGAGAAGACCGAGTATTTCGTCGACCGTCTCGCGCGCGATCTGGGGCGCATCGCGGCCGCCGTGCATCCGCGTCCGGTCATCATCCGCATGAGCGATTTCAAGACCAACGAATACGCCAATCTGCTCGGCGGGGCCGATTTCGAGCCGCGGGAGGAAAACCCGATGATCGGGTTTCGCGGCGCGTCGCGCTACTATTCGCCGGCCTATCGCGACGGCTTCGCGCTCGAATGCCGCGCGATCCGGCGGCTGCGCGAGCGGATGGGCTTCGCCAATGCCATCGTCATGATCCCCTTCTGCCGCTCGCCCGAGGAGGCCGACAAGGTGCTCGCCGTGATGGCCGAGAACGGGCTGCGGCGCGGCGAGGACGGGCTGAAGGTCTATGTCATGTGCGAGATCCCGGCCAATGTTGTGCTGGCCGATGCCTTCGCCGAGCGGTTCGACGGGTTTTCCATCGGCTCCAACGACCTGACGCAGCTGACGCTGGGCGTCGACCGGGATTCCGAACTGCTGTCGCATCTCTTCGACGAGCGCAACGAGGCGGTCGAATGGATGATCGCCAACGTCATCCGCGCGGCGCAGGCAAGCGGCGCGAAGGTGGGGCTGTGCGGCCAGGCGCCGAGCGATCACCCGGAGTTCGCCCGCTTTCTCGTGGGCTGCGGCATCGACTCCCTGTCGGTGACGCCGGACAGCTTCGTCGCGGTCAAACGGCATGTGGCGGCGGCCGAAGCCGGGCGGCGCGACGCCTGA
- a CDS encoding HPF/RaiA family ribosome-associated protein, with protein sequence MQSEPIITFRHLDPAPEIRAHILERIEELEKYHPRIVSCDVVVSAPQKAHVTGQEYVIRVTIRVPGPDIRVERSLGRSEAVHDINLAVHKAFDAARRQLKEQARKMGKVEVKHHAPILHARVDRLFPGEGYGFLAADDGREVYFERDNLTAGDWNAIAVDTKVRFREAFGEKGAYATNVAILD encoded by the coding sequence ATGCAATCCGAACCGATCATCACCTTTCGCCATCTCGATCCGGCCCCGGAGATCCGCGCGCATATCCTGGAGCGGATCGAAGAACTCGAAAAATACCATCCGCGCATCGTCAGCTGCGACGTGGTCGTCAGCGCGCCGCAGAAGGCGCATGTGACGGGCCAGGAGTATGTCATTCGCGTGACGATCCGCGTTCCGGGGCCGGACATCCGCGTGGAGCGCAGCCTGGGGCGCAGCGAGGCGGTGCACGACATCAACCTCGCGGTCCACAAGGCCTTCGATGCCGCGCGGCGCCAGCTCAAGGAGCAGGCCCGCAAGATGGGCAAGGTCGAGGTCAAGCATCACGCGCCGATCCTGCATGCGCGCGTCGACCGGCTGTTTCCGGGCGAGGGCTACGGGTTTCTGGCGGCCGACGACGGGCGCGAGGTCTATTTCGAGCGCGACAATCTGACCGCCGGCGACTGGAACGCCATCGCGGTCGACACGAAGGTGCGCTTCCGCGAGGCCTTCGGCGAAAAGGGCGCCTATGCGACCAATGTGGCGATCCTGGACTGA